The Lachnospiraceae bacterium oral taxon 500 genome window below encodes:
- a CDS encoding 23S rRNA methyltransferase, with amino-acid sequence MHVETIVLLSKLNSKNHISVELPMDDMDLTSAESKATYKQIQNYVLEKFGFKVSTLYIAQVKRKYGLDVREHYNISKNENQKVPQCSIEKEEAIFDALKYYKMIKDDF; translated from the coding sequence ATGCATGTGGAGACAATTGTGTTGCTTTCCAAACTGAACTCAAAGAATCATATCAGTGTAGAACTTCCTATGGATGATATGGACTTAACAAGTGCTGAAAGTAAGGCAACATATAAACAAATTCAAAACTATGTTTTGGAAAAGTTTGGGTTTAAGGTGTCAACACTTTATATTGCACAGGTGAAGAGAAAATATGGTTTAGATGTTAGGGAACACTATAATATTTCAAAGAACGAGAATCAAAAAGTTCCACAGTGCTCAATTGAAAAGGAAGAAGCTATTTTTGATGCTTTGAAATATTATAAGATGATCAAAGACGATTTTTAG